The following are encoded in a window of Salinibacter ruber DSM 13855 genomic DNA:
- a CDS encoding IS1-like element ISSru3 family transposase (programmed frameshift), which translates to MIKETYECRECGSSNIVKNGHSASGSQQYHCKDCGAHKVLDPEPRGYSEEEKEKILRAYRERGSKRAISRIFGISRNTLTRWLKKGRESDSVAEGLRPAEEGDVLELDECWTYVRERANKRWLWVALCRRTRQVVAFVIGDRSARTCARLWSRIPEEYRQGRSFSDFWKSYRPVFAGDPSHRQVGKSSGEMAHVERFFGRLRQKLARYVRRTRAASESERMLHLTTKLFVEWYNEAIT; encoded by the exons ATGATCAAAGAGACTTACGAGTGTAGAGAGTGTGGCTCCTCGAACATCGTCAAAAACGGACACAGCGCTAGCGGCTCTCAGCAGTATCACTGCAAGGACTGTGGAGCGCACAAGGTTCTCGATCCAGAGCCGCGAGGCTACTCCGAGGAGGAGAAAGAGAAAATCCTCCGTGCTTACCGCGAGCGCGGGTCAAAGCGGGCAATCAGCCGGATATTCGGCATCAGCCGCAATACATTGACCCGGTGGCTC AAAAAGGGACGAGAATCCGATTCAGTAGCCGAAGGGCTCCGGCCTGCTGAGGAAGGCGATGTCCTTGAACTCGATGAATGCTGGACGTATGTCCGAGAGCGGGCGAATAAACGGTGGCTGTGGGTTGCTCTGTGCCGGAGAACCCGGCAGGTCGTGGCATTTGTGATCGGAGACCGTTCGGCCAGAACCTGTGCTCGGCTCTGGAGCCGGATTCCGGAGGAATACCGTCAGGGCAGAAGCTTCAGCGACTTCTGGAAGTCCTATCGCCCAGTGTTTGCGGGCGACCCCAGCCACCGGCAGGTCGGAAAGTCCAGTGGTGAGATGGCCCACGTGGAAAGATTCTTCGGGCGACTGCGCCAGAAGCTGGCCCGGTATGTCCGCCGGACGCGAGCGGCCTCCGAGTCAGAACGGATGCTCCATCTGACGACGAAACTGTTCGTGGAGTGGTACAACGAAGCCATCACTTAA
- a CDS encoding lamin tail domain-containing protein, whose translation MRDGTHVVLVRDPKAFTAAFPSTTFLTPDDWPALNNGGDTVYLRHAPSDTPLDSVPYDPSWGGGDGRSLERIDPGGPSDTDANFASSEAASGATPGTQNSVYAPDETPPSLARAVPSQNGDSITVVFSEPVAPASISPEAFRLDSVDAPAIVTAQIDDGRPAQVRCALGSPLSTGEYRLVATGVADRRGNVRDEDSAPLSYVVADTPAPADVVVSEIMYAPSVASNEFIEVYNRSDKTLDLGALQYADDARSFAPAAPPLTPFRPGQYAVLVRDEEAFAETYPSVEFVAPRGWDALNNGGDTVVLRHAPSGTPLDAVPFAASWGGSDGRSLERIDPRGPSDEASNFASSTAPDGATPGAQNSRFAPDTAPPRPTFAEQVDSLTAAVVFNEPIRGESVRPARFQFEDVAVTQTQVRADSIVRLSLSDRPTGEAVLVAEVQDRVGNRLDRASVPFARRPTPGTLVLNELLFDPRADDFDDRPNQVEYVELRNLTDHTLTLTGLTLTDRPTETGTADTLRVGRRRGLAPGGFAVVAAAPKGAFTPQSSQLAAAFPDAPLDSDSVAYLPVQAPTLGLRNDGDRVRVHRRDTAVVADVAYSPDWHTAGLADPKGTALERISTTAGAEAADNWTSSTASAGGTPGAPNDASLAPPDDAPSAPGLAIRPSPFSIEQDGATRIQYTLSARPSLIRVRIYDARGRRVRTLEEARLAGRSGELVWNGRDDDGNRVRIGPYVVLLEAVQADGGTTTELKETVVVARPLN comes from the coding sequence GTGCGTGATGGCACTCACGTTGTCCTAGTACGCGATCCGAAGGCCTTCACCGCCGCGTTCCCGAGCACAACGTTCTTGACGCCGGACGACTGGCCGGCGCTCAACAACGGCGGGGATACGGTCTACCTCCGTCACGCCCCCTCCGATACGCCCCTCGACTCGGTGCCGTACGATCCTTCGTGGGGCGGGGGGGACGGCCGCTCCCTGGAACGGATCGACCCGGGCGGGCCGTCCGATACCGACGCGAACTTTGCATCGTCGGAAGCGGCGTCCGGGGCCACCCCCGGCACGCAAAACAGCGTCTACGCCCCGGACGAGACGCCTCCCTCCCTCGCCCGCGCCGTCCCGTCGCAGAACGGCGATTCGATAACGGTTGTCTTTTCCGAGCCGGTCGCCCCCGCCAGCATCTCTCCCGAGGCGTTCCGGTTGGACTCGGTCGACGCCCCCGCCATCGTGACGGCTCAGATCGACGACGGCCGCCCGGCACAGGTCCGTTGTGCACTGGGAAGCCCGCTCTCCACCGGAGAATACCGCCTCGTCGCCACGGGGGTGGCCGACCGTCGAGGCAACGTACGAGACGAAGACAGCGCCCCGCTGTCCTACGTTGTCGCCGACACGCCCGCCCCCGCCGACGTGGTCGTGTCCGAAATCATGTACGCCCCCTCCGTGGCCTCGAACGAGTTTATCGAGGTGTACAACCGGTCGGACAAAACCCTCGACCTGGGCGCGCTCCAATACGCCGACGACGCCCGCAGCTTCGCGCCGGCCGCCCCTCCGCTCACGCCCTTCCGCCCCGGCCAGTACGCCGTACTGGTGCGTGATGAGGAGGCATTTGCGGAAACGTATCCGTCCGTGGAGTTTGTGGCCCCGAGGGGCTGGGACGCCCTCAACAACGGCGGAGACACGGTCGTCCTGCGCCACGCGCCGTCCGGCACCCCGTTGGATGCGGTGCCGTTTGCCGCCTCCTGGGGCGGCAGCGACGGTCGGTCGCTGGAACGGATCGACCCGCGCGGGCCCTCCGACGAGGCGTCAAACTTTGCGTCGTCGACGGCCCCGGACGGGGCGACGCCCGGCGCTCAAAACAGCCGCTTCGCCCCCGACACCGCGCCGCCACGCCCCACCTTCGCCGAGCAAGTGGACTCTCTGACTGCCGCGGTCGTCTTCAACGAGCCAATCCGCGGCGAGAGCGTCCGCCCGGCGCGCTTTCAGTTTGAAGACGTGGCGGTCACGCAGACGCAGGTCCGGGCCGACAGCATCGTGCGCCTGTCCCTCTCGGATCGCCCGACCGGCGAGGCCGTGCTCGTCGCCGAGGTGCAGGACCGCGTGGGCAATCGCCTGGATCGGGCCTCTGTGCCATTCGCCCGGCGCCCGACCCCTGGCACCCTGGTTCTGAACGAACTCCTGTTCGACCCGCGGGCCGATGACTTCGACGACCGGCCCAACCAGGTGGAGTACGTGGAGCTTCGCAACCTGACCGACCACACCCTGACGCTCACCGGACTCACGTTGACCGACCGCCCCACCGAAACGGGCACGGCGGACACACTCCGGGTCGGGCGGCGTCGCGGCCTTGCCCCCGGCGGGTTTGCCGTGGTGGCCGCCGCTCCGAAGGGGGCCTTCACGCCCCAGTCGTCCCAGCTCGCCGCCGCGTTTCCCGATGCGCCCCTGGACTCCGACTCCGTGGCCTACCTTCCCGTACAGGCCCCCACCCTCGGCCTCCGCAACGACGGGGACCGAGTTCGGGTGCACCGTCGCGACACCGCGGTCGTCGCGGACGTGGCGTACTCCCCAGACTGGCACACCGCCGGCCTCGCCGACCCGAAGGGCACCGCGCTCGAACGGATCAGCACGACCGCCGGGGCTGAGGCCGCCGACAACTGGACGAGCAGCACGGCATCCGCAGGCGGCACGCCCGGCGCCCCAAACGACGCGTCGCTGGCCCCGCCCGACGATGCCCCGAGCGCCCCGGGCCTTGCCATCCGCCCCAGCCCGTTCTCGATCGAGCAGGACGGGGCGACGCGCATCCAGTACACCCTGTCGGCCCGCCCGAGCCTCATCCGCGTGCGCATCTACGATGCCCGGGGCCGCCGCGTGCGCACCCTCGAAGAGGCCCGCCTCGCCGGCCGGAGCGGCGAGCTGGTCTGGAACGGCCGCGATGACGACGGCAATCGGGTTCGCATCGGTCCCTACGTGGTGCTGCTCGAGGCCGTGCAGGCCGACGGCGGCACCACCACCGAACTCAAGGAAACGGTCGTGGTGGCCCGTCCCCTGAACTGA
- a CDS encoding calcium/sodium antiporter: MILYVFLFFVGLLLLYLGAEGLIQGASSIALQYGIRPVILGLTVVALGTSMPEYLVNVFALISGESPLAIGNIIGSNISNVALILGACAVVLPLAVTPEVLRREYPVMLGVMVLFYLCALDGVIGARDGVLMVVLLSGLAAYVFYDAHRTTRGTVLESMEGELDAADPDLSTLAKAVYVIGGMGGLTLGAHLMVDNALAISDVLNIDHVVIGLTVVAIGTSLPELAASMVGTLKQEVDMTVGNVIGSNLLNVLFVVGTLAIAEPITVDPETIRLHFPVMLGFCALLVPLTWWDQKITRVEGAFMVIAFLGFMVFLYV; encoded by the coding sequence ATGATCCTATACGTTTTTCTCTTCTTCGTCGGCCTGCTGCTGCTCTACCTGGGCGCCGAAGGCCTCATCCAGGGCGCCTCCAGCATCGCCCTACAGTACGGAATTCGCCCCGTCATCTTGGGCCTGACGGTGGTCGCCCTCGGAACGTCGATGCCGGAGTATCTGGTCAACGTATTTGCGTTGATCTCGGGGGAGTCCCCGCTCGCCATCGGCAACATCATCGGCTCCAACATCAGCAACGTGGCCCTCATCCTTGGGGCGTGTGCCGTGGTGTTGCCCCTCGCCGTCACGCCGGAGGTGCTGCGACGTGAGTACCCCGTCATGCTCGGCGTGATGGTCCTCTTTTACCTCTGTGCCCTCGACGGTGTGATTGGGGCCCGAGACGGCGTCTTGATGGTGGTCCTCCTCTCGGGACTCGCGGCCTACGTGTTCTACGACGCCCACCGGACCACGAGAGGCACTGTTCTGGAGAGCATGGAGGGCGAACTGGACGCCGCCGATCCTGATCTCTCAACCCTGGCCAAGGCCGTCTACGTGATTGGCGGCATGGGGGGGCTCACGCTCGGGGCCCATCTGATGGTCGACAACGCCCTTGCGATCTCGGATGTCCTGAACATCGACCACGTCGTGATCGGCCTGACGGTGGTGGCCATTGGCACCAGCCTGCCCGAGCTGGCGGCCTCCATGGTGGGGACGCTGAAGCAGGAGGTCGATATGACCGTGGGCAACGTGATTGGGAGCAACCTCTTAAACGTACTGTTCGTAGTGGGGACGCTGGCCATTGCCGAGCCCATCACGGTCGATCCGGAAACGATCCGCCTGCACTTTCCCGTGATGCTGGGCTTTTGTGCCCTGCTGGTGCCCCTGACGTGGTGGGACCAAAAAATTACTCGGGTGGAAGGGGCATTCATGGTGATTGCCTTTCTGGGGTTCATGGTGTTTCTGTATGTGTGA
- a CDS encoding type III polyketide synthase — protein sequence MHTVVESIATGNPSFRKPQPETAEFMQQIERLPEALRARLPSLYEQSAIDYRYSCVDDYGEDDPEAFTFFPENWSLDPAPSTRERNEKYKEAAIPLAEDVAGRALDGADTEADEITHVVAVSCTGFFAPGLDIELVKRLDLPADTERTFIGFMGCYAAFNALRVAHSFCQSQPDARVLVVCTELCTLHFQIDDTLESVVVNSLFSDGAAATVLSARSDREARGRMTYVDGRSRLDDDSMEDMTWAIGNTGFLMGLSSRVPDVIADHLPGYVDGLLGANDRTPDEMDFWAVHPGGRAVVERAQDVLGLAPSDVQPSLEVLRRYGNMSSPTVLFVLKRIFEQAARGDGAPPERGVAMAFGPGLTIEGALFERA from the coding sequence ATGCACACCGTCGTCGAGTCGATTGCTACGGGCAACCCTTCCTTCCGCAAGCCCCAACCGGAAACGGCCGAGTTTATGCAGCAGATCGAGCGCCTGCCGGAGGCCCTGCGGGCGCGTCTGCCGTCGCTCTACGAGCAATCGGCGATCGACTACCGGTACTCGTGTGTGGACGACTACGGGGAAGACGACCCGGAGGCTTTTACCTTCTTTCCGGAGAACTGGTCGCTCGACCCGGCCCCGTCCACCCGGGAGCGGAACGAGAAGTACAAGGAGGCCGCCATTCCGCTGGCGGAAGACGTTGCCGGTCGGGCCCTCGACGGGGCCGACACGGAGGCGGACGAGATCACGCACGTGGTGGCCGTCAGCTGCACCGGCTTTTTCGCCCCGGGGCTCGACATTGAACTCGTCAAGCGGCTCGACCTGCCCGCCGACACGGAGCGCACCTTCATCGGATTCATGGGGTGCTACGCGGCGTTCAATGCCCTTCGGGTGGCCCACAGCTTCTGCCAGAGCCAGCCGGACGCCCGGGTGCTGGTGGTCTGCACGGAGCTCTGCACCCTTCACTTCCAAATCGACGACACCCTGGAAAGCGTAGTCGTCAACTCGCTTTTCTCCGACGGCGCGGCGGCCACGGTCCTCTCGGCGCGGTCGGACCGCGAGGCGCGCGGCCGGATGACGTACGTCGACGGCCGGAGCCGCCTCGACGACGACTCGATGGAAGACATGACCTGGGCAATCGGCAACACGGGATTTCTGATGGGGCTCTCCTCGCGGGTGCCGGATGTGATCGCCGACCACCTACCGGGATACGTCGATGGGCTCCTCGGGGCCAACGACCGGACCCCCGACGAGATGGACTTCTGGGCCGTCCATCCGGGCGGGCGGGCCGTGGTGGAGCGGGCCCAGGACGTGCTCGGCCTCGCGCCTAGCGACGTGCAGCCCAGCCTGGAGGTGCTGCGGCGCTACGGCAACATGAGCTCGCCGACCGTTTTGTTTGTCCTGAAGCGCATCTTCGAGCAGGCGGCGCGGGGCGACGGGGCCCCTCCGGAGCGGGGCGTGGCCATGGCCTTCGGGCCCGGCCTTACGATCGAGGGGGCGCTCTTTGAGCGGGCGTAG
- a CDS encoding DNA double-strand break repair nuclease NurA, producing MLDLRQLRDQLDDFAQHQTDRTSRRAAQRDRAEALLRVCHDHWRAVREAVATAQPRRLVAQMREPPAAVHAPPERPSPITVVATDGSQIYPDRHVEPPFFLLNVSQVAFQYGTTEDAHLDAVPSLQFREGVDGRFEARIETITTELVSALRDELELGSLLDAATTARVADRPLVALADGTLIRWMVRGMDHDALEDELIARYTEHLEGFRDAGLALASYVSMPASTEVVNLLRFVGGDLEPEPPVGTEVSTEPRLDGVLDRHVLDMVLDSGERSAVFGSASHIQGEYPTGTDISFFYVNVPGAGGGEIGRVEVPRWVAEQPMLLEHVHATVLQECEKGEGYPLALSEAHEQAVVRASEREAFFRLVERRLRRAGLGPIGSRKRRSKQRPRV from the coding sequence ATGCTTGATCTTCGACAGCTCCGGGACCAGCTCGACGATTTTGCGCAGCACCAGACCGACCGGACGAGCCGGCGGGCGGCACAGCGGGACCGGGCCGAGGCCCTGCTCCGGGTCTGCCACGACCACTGGCGGGCGGTGCGGGAGGCGGTGGCCACGGCGCAGCCCCGTCGTCTCGTGGCCCAGATGCGAGAGCCGCCCGCCGCCGTGCACGCGCCTCCGGAGCGCCCGTCGCCCATCACGGTCGTAGCGACCGACGGGTCGCAAATCTATCCGGACCGCCACGTGGAGCCGCCCTTCTTTCTGTTAAATGTAAGTCAGGTCGCATTCCAGTACGGCACGACTGAAGACGCGCACCTCGACGCGGTTCCGAGCCTGCAGTTTCGGGAGGGGGTGGATGGCCGCTTCGAGGCGCGCATCGAGACGATCACCACCGAACTGGTCTCGGCGCTCCGCGACGAACTGGAACTGGGGTCCCTTCTCGACGCCGCGACCACGGCCCGCGTGGCGGACCGCCCCCTCGTGGCCCTGGCCGACGGCACCCTCATTCGGTGGATGGTTCGGGGCATGGACCACGACGCCCTCGAAGACGAGCTGATCGCCCGGTATACGGAGCACCTGGAGGGCTTCCGGGACGCGGGCCTCGCCCTGGCGTCCTACGTGAGCATGCCGGCGAGCACCGAGGTCGTGAACCTGCTCCGGTTCGTGGGGGGCGACCTGGAACCCGAGCCGCCGGTGGGGACGGAGGTCTCGACCGAGCCCCGCCTGGACGGCGTGCTCGACCGCCATGTTCTGGACATGGTGCTCGATTCTGGGGAGCGATCGGCCGTCTTCGGGTCGGCCTCGCACATTCAGGGCGAATACCCGACCGGGACGGACATCTCGTTTTTCTACGTGAACGTGCCGGGGGCGGGTGGGGGTGAGATCGGGCGCGTGGAGGTGCCGCGCTGGGTCGCCGAACAGCCGATGCTTCTGGAGCACGTGCACGCCACGGTCCTCCAAGAGTGCGAGAAAGGCGAGGGGTATCCGCTCGCGCTGTCGGAGGCGCACGAGCAGGCGGTGGTGCGGGCGTCGGAGCGTGAGGCATTTTTTCGCCTCGTGGAGCGGCGTCTGCGACGGGCCGGGCTGGGGCCAATCGGGTCGCGGAAGCGACGTTCGAAGCAGCGGCCCCGAGTTTGA
- a CDS encoding S8 family serine peptidase, with the protein MQLAAARPSDSTSTDKYWILLADRPSETAPTSGASAARPVAPAFLNRLRSVGVRPLVRSRWLHAVSARLAPDTRATVAALPFVRGTRPVASLRPLGPFSEPTDPSPPALGAAAGPLSRINARSPLARGLNGRGVDVGFLDANYAGLRHPVFSHLRANDRLGGLRNMTTGRQGGTHGAGVVSVAAGYEPGSLVGPAYGANIWGATTEFTQYERNVEEDNFVAGLEWLTRRGVDVVNASIGYTRFDDGQRSYGPDDLDGDTALTTRAVDQAARRGVTVVVSAGNSGCDAPDNCWFYVNTPADADSAIAVGAVAPDSSVASFSARGPTADGRRKPDVVVQGEKVPAAWKNDQYARVSGTSFASPQVTGIVAQMLQVNPALGPIDVRRLLRQTASQAHAPDTTRGWGIVDAEAAVRYAEWQARRTASPALHVSAPYTALDAPSLIVPVSAPPHTTRLRVTLHTALGHRVRRVERAGHPGPNRLPVDVNGLPPGLYRYVVTTDRGHHATGRVTLSK; encoded by the coding sequence GTGCAGCTGGCTGCGGCCCGCCCCTCCGACAGCACGTCGACGGACAAATACTGGATCCTCCTTGCGGATCGTCCCTCCGAGACTGCCCCCACCAGCGGTGCGTCCGCGGCCCGACCGGTTGCGCCGGCGTTCCTAAACCGCCTCCGGTCCGTCGGCGTGCGGCCCCTCGTCCGGAGTCGCTGGCTCCACGCCGTTTCTGCGCGGCTTGCCCCTGACACCCGCGCCACAGTGGCGGCGCTGCCCTTCGTTCGGGGCACACGCCCGGTGGCCTCGCTTCGTCCCCTCGGTCCATTCTCCGAACCGACCGACCCGTCCCCCCCCGCGTTGGGGGCGGCGGCCGGGCCCTTGTCTCGTATCAACGCCCGGTCTCCGTTGGCCCGGGGCCTGAACGGACGTGGGGTGGACGTGGGCTTCCTGGACGCAAACTACGCCGGCCTTCGTCATCCCGTGTTTTCACACCTGCGGGCCAACGATCGGCTCGGGGGGCTGCGAAACATGACGACCGGACGGCAAGGGGGCACTCATGGGGCCGGCGTCGTGTCCGTGGCCGCCGGCTACGAGCCCGGCTCGCTCGTGGGGCCGGCCTACGGGGCCAACATCTGGGGGGCAACGACGGAATTTACCCAGTACGAGCGCAACGTGGAGGAGGACAACTTCGTGGCGGGCCTGGAGTGGCTCACCCGCCGCGGGGTGGACGTGGTCAACGCCTCGATCGGGTACACCCGCTTCGACGACGGCCAACGCAGCTACGGGCCCGACGACCTGGACGGGGACACGGCCCTCACCACCCGAGCGGTCGACCAGGCCGCCCGGCGCGGCGTGACGGTGGTGGTGAGTGCCGGCAACAGCGGCTGCGACGCGCCCGACAACTGCTGGTTCTACGTCAACACGCCCGCCGATGCCGACTCGGCCATTGCGGTGGGCGCCGTCGCCCCCGACTCGTCGGTGGCGTCCTTCAGTGCCCGTGGCCCCACGGCGGACGGTCGCCGCAAGCCGGACGTGGTCGTACAGGGGGAGAAGGTGCCCGCCGCCTGGAAGAACGACCAGTACGCCCGGGTTAGTGGCACCTCCTTTGCCAGCCCGCAGGTAACCGGCATTGTCGCCCAGATGCTGCAGGTAAACCCTGCGCTGGGCCCAATCGACGTCCGGCGGCTCCTGCGACAGACGGCCTCGCAGGCCCACGCCCCCGACACCACCCGCGGCTGGGGCATCGTGGACGCCGAGGCGGCCGTGCGATACGCCGAATGGCAGGCGCGCCGGACGGCGTCACCCGCCCTCCACGTATCGGCGCCGTACACGGCCCTGGACGCCCCGTCCCTCATCGTTCCGGTCTCCGCTCCGCCCCACACGACGCGCCTTCGGGTCACCCTCCACACCGCGCTCGGGCACAGGGTGCGCCGCGTCGAACGGGCGGGACACCCCGGCCCCAACCGGCTTCCAGTCGACGTGAACGGCCTTCCGCCCGGCCTGTACCGGTACGTAGTCACGACGGACCGGGGCCACCACGCCACGGGGCGCGTCACACTCTCCAAGTAA
- a CDS encoding M20 family metallopeptidase: MADEAQSLAQVLVGVRRYLHRHPEVGMEEHNTSRFIRETLEGYGLDVYGPIAGTGLYVDIEGSAPGGAVGYRADIDALPTQDQKQVPYRSQTPNVAHLCGHDAHTAIAIGVALVLHNNRDQLQGRARVFFQPNEEGLPSGAPLMIRGGVLEGLDAVYAVHVDPTLEVGRYGLITGPATASSDRFEVRIRQEGTGHSARPHEGADTVWIASQLMNQFYQLSGRITDPRTPSVLTVTMLDGSEAHNVIPEQAALGGTLRTVSPDDRETIRTHMREIANRMESLHKAHVELDFEDGSPPVINDEAAIANVEATIRDTFGEEAIHQISESSMGGEDFAHYLKHVSGGFVRVGTASGPETSYPLHHHRFDLDETPLAPTSRLMARVLLNHLDRAGPETPSTSPNLTSTDNGTPEATH; the protein is encoded by the coding sequence ATGGCCGACGAAGCCCAGTCCCTTGCGCAGGTGCTGGTGGGCGTGCGCCGATACCTTCACCGGCATCCGGAGGTGGGAATGGAGGAGCACAACACGTCCCGTTTCATTCGGGAGACCCTGGAAGGATACGGACTCGACGTCTACGGGCCGATCGCCGGCACTGGGCTGTACGTCGATATCGAAGGAAGCGCCCCCGGTGGGGCTGTGGGCTACCGGGCCGACATCGACGCCCTGCCCACGCAGGACCAGAAGCAGGTCCCCTACCGCTCACAGACCCCCAATGTCGCCCACCTCTGTGGGCACGACGCCCACACAGCCATCGCCATCGGGGTCGCCCTGGTGCTCCACAACAACCGTGACCAACTGCAGGGGCGGGCCCGCGTCTTTTTTCAGCCCAACGAGGAGGGCCTCCCCAGCGGCGCCCCCCTCATGATTCGGGGGGGCGTCCTGGAGGGGCTCGACGCCGTGTACGCGGTGCACGTCGACCCGACCCTGGAGGTGGGCCGCTACGGCCTCATCACCGGCCCCGCAACGGCCTCGTCCGACCGGTTCGAGGTGCGCATTCGGCAGGAAGGAACCGGCCACTCGGCCCGGCCCCACGAGGGCGCCGACACCGTGTGGATCGCCTCGCAGCTGATGAACCAGTTTTACCAGCTGTCCGGACGCATCACCGACCCCCGCACCCCGAGCGTCCTGACCGTCACCATGCTCGACGGCAGTGAGGCCCACAACGTGATCCCCGAGCAGGCCGCCCTCGGCGGCACCCTGCGGACCGTATCGCCGGACGACCGCGAGACAATCCGCACCCACATGCGCGAGATTGCCAACCGGATGGAGTCCCTCCACAAGGCACACGTGGAGTTGGACTTCGAGGACGGATCCCCTCCTGTGATCAACGACGAGGCCGCCATCGCGAACGTGGAAGCCACCATCCGGGATACATTCGGGGAGGAGGCGATCCACCAGATCTCGGAGTCAAGCATGGGCGGAGAAGACTTTGCCCACTACCTGAAGCACGTCTCCGGCGGCTTCGTTCGGGTCGGCACGGCGTCCGGGCCGGAAACCAGCTACCCCCTTCATCACCACCGGTTCGACCTCGACGAGACGCCCCTCGCCCCGACCTCACGCCTGATGGCGCGGGTGCTTCTGAACCACCTCGACCGGGCGGGCCCGGAGACTCCCTCTACCAGTCCCAACCTCACGTCGACGGACAACGGAACCCCCGAAGCAACCCACTGA